In one Gemmatimonadota bacterium genomic region, the following are encoded:
- a CDS encoding EAL domain-containing protein yields MATAAAPQSKSIPSNGRRILVIDDEPAVLRVVGMLLERSGFSVESADSAHAALKLVEKDKYHAILTDIIMPELSGVEFLRELRRHDLDVPVILMTAGPTLDSAIEAIEYGAQQYLLKPVEPEALVRAVGRAAALGELARFKRNAYAKASSESMPYGDRPTLEKVLNQAFGTIRVVFQPLVSLREKRLIGYEALMRCDEALFASYGALLAAADRIGWRTTLSRTIYQRIAAACTELPEGALLFVNVHPNDAQEGLLAGPEAPLEPIARSVVLEVSENTSTQQFDSMASQLANLRGAGFRVAVDDLGTGPSGLLAFIRMAPDYVKLDRTVLAGLDKDEPRRRAVAGMYALVRELGIPMIAEGVESAGERDALLAMGADLAQGNLFGAPASGFVAPVLG; encoded by the coding sequence ATGGCTACTGCCGCAGCCCCCCAATCGAAGTCGATTCCATCCAACGGACGCCGAATTCTCGTCATTGACGATGAACCGGCCGTACTCCGTGTCGTCGGCATGTTGCTCGAACGAAGCGGCTTTTCCGTCGAGAGCGCTGACAGCGCACACGCCGCCCTCAAGCTGGTGGAAAAGGACAAATACCACGCCATCCTCACGGACATCATCATGCCCGAGTTGTCGGGTGTGGAGTTCCTCCGCGAGTTGCGCCGCCACGACCTCGACGTGCCGGTCATTCTGATGACCGCCGGCCCGACCCTCGACTCGGCTATCGAAGCCATTGAATACGGCGCGCAGCAGTATTTGCTCAAGCCGGTGGAACCGGAAGCCCTCGTGCGCGCCGTGGGGCGCGCCGCCGCGCTCGGCGAACTCGCGCGGTTCAAGCGCAATGCGTATGCCAAGGCATCGTCGGAATCGATGCCGTACGGCGACCGGCCAACCCTCGAGAAGGTGCTCAACCAGGCGTTCGGCACCATTCGGGTGGTCTTTCAGCCGCTGGTATCGCTGCGTGAAAAGCGCCTGATTGGCTATGAGGCACTCATGCGGTGCGACGAAGCGCTGTTCGCCTCGTACGGCGCCTTGCTCGCGGCGGCGGATCGGATTGGCTGGCGCACAACACTGTCGCGCACCATTTATCAGCGCATTGCGGCGGCCTGCACCGAACTACCAGAAGGCGCCTTGCTCTTCGTGAACGTGCACCCGAACGACGCGCAGGAAGGATTACTCGCGGGCCCTGAAGCGCCGCTGGAGCCGATTGCGCGCAGCGTGGTGCTTGAGGTGAGCGAGAACACCTCGACGCAGCAGTTCGACTCGATGGCGTCGCAGCTGGCGAATCTTCGCGGCGCGGGCTTCCGCGTGGCCGTGGACGATCTTGGCACTGGCCCGTCTGGGCTCTTGGCGTTCATCCGCATGGCGCCGGACTATGTGAAGCTCGACCGTACGGTGCTCGCCGGGCTCGACAAGGACGAGCCGCGCCGCCGCGCCGTGGCAGGGATGTATGCGCTCGTCCGCGAACTCGGCATCCCGATGATCGCCGAAGGGGTGGAGAGCGCCGGGGAACGCGACGCACTCCTCGCGATGGGTGCGGACTTGGCGCAGGGCAACCTGTTCGGCGCTCCCGCGTCGGGGTTTGTGGCGCCGGTTCTCGGGTAG